The DNA sequence tgCGTGGAGAATCAGTAAACATTTAATGGGCACAAAATGATAGTTAAAACCCGCATATATTTATACTTATATTCACAAAGATTCTAAACAAGGTAAACATCCAAATACCTAGAGCTGAAATGATATACTGAGAAATGTTTGCTGTGTTATACACATACGGGACAACATTCTTGTCTTAAATGAGAACACTATGTGGTATCAAAAGTTTATATTCTACGTAAAAGTGTTATCAATTGTAGAGGAAGATCTGTTGGAATCAAGGAACGGAACAAAGCAAATAAATAACAAACTCTCTTTCTcattgtctgttcatgagaagagtCACAGTGCATTTACGCCAACAAAAGTTATACAGACAAACACATTTGATATGCATTATTAACACGAAAATCATAGTAACAAATAAATGTTGCCCATTCAGTATTTTCATTCATTGGAAGTTGCTCGTCTTTCTCTTGGCATTGgtgatatatatttgtttgaatCACTTTCTGCTATAGCGGTTGTTCCAACGATGAACATGTCGAACGTTTTATGATATACATGACAAAACTTGCAAAGGAATTCTAAAACCTCATTTCGGTATGCAGTCGCTAATAGAAATGTATTATTTCCTTACTGTTCGTTGGTTGtgtaaaatgtcaaatttatcaGGTCTCCGTAAGATTAATCTTTTAAGAAAAACGTTTTACTGTATGAACCTTAATTGatagcatttttgttttttttactgtacTTGACAGATTTGTAAGAGCTTTTAGTGTCTACCaaaaaagaaataagataaatacataaaatatctaCACTTTGGATACAATggacaaaagaaataaatcacTATTATAATAGACAAGATTGTCAGTAACTGAAATTGTTATTTATAATGACATAATTATGACGTTGCCAAGTAGATTTAATATTTTACCGAGATTGTACAGACAGTTACTTTCTTATCTTCTATTTTAGTTAAGGTCCATGTTTGCTTGTTATTTTTTActattataaagaacaaaaataCAGTAGTATATACGTTTGtaattatatttcaataatgTGTACTCTAGCAAAACGTCATGAATTGATGGTACATTATAACAGACAAAAATGATTTCTGAGAATCGTTTATGGTAGTCGTACAAGGCACGTCATGTTGTTAACTGTATATCACAGCACGTGACGAGTACTTAATCGTTTCAATCATTCACTCATATAAGCTATGGACTAAAACGATATTACAGAGGAATATGGCGCCGAAAATGACGTAAAACATGACggcaaaatacagttattttccGATTCCGGTTATTTGCCTTGGCTTTAGTACTCTATTTATATGCAATTATATGCAATTTTATTCTCATGTAAAGTAAGGTATATTATAATTGCAATGCATCTATCTTAACAATTAAAGCagtcaataaaatatacattctatttgcaaagttatattttttgttttcttttcagaaaattcGAGATTCAAAGAAACAGATCGAGTAAGCAAATAGAAGCGAAATGACAAGTTCTTAAACTAATATGGGACGCAGGAGTATATTTTAACCGTCATTATGAACGTCCAGCATCACATCAGTGGCAGAATTGCGAACTGTGGCACGAAAGGAATATTGAAGAACGCGTGACTATGTGAACTttgaactgttttattttaaatatgtttaagaaatgatttGAGGGTTTACACTCAGCTCTAATGAGAACATTAAAAAACATATTCAGTTCAGGAAACAGTACTTTGTTAACCCTGTAAGAAGAATATTTCCATATAAACAGACATGCAAAGAATTTTTTATAAACTAATATGCATGGAAGTTCGATTTTAATACTGACAAATGTCTCCAATGCCATGCATTATATTCTGACATATCTAATATCGGACTAGCGCGTAACAGTATTTCATATAAGCTCAATTTATTTGAAACGATTATCGATTAGTTTTGGTTGTGAAGCATTACGATTTATCATGGCAAAGGAATATAATAGTTCGGAGTGGGGAAGTTCAGAAGTCACGAACGTAACAATTACAAATGGAACCGATGCAAATGGAACGACAAAAAATCCATCATGCGACCTAAACGATTACTGTGAGACAATGGAGGAATACATGGATCGTCTCCATGACTTTATATACCCCAAACCAAGCGAATGGGTTCTCATTGTAGCTTATGCGTTGACATTCTTTGTTGGTCTTATAGGCAATTTTCTAGTGTGCTTTGCTATATGGAGAAATAAGAACATGCGGACTGTAACAAATATGTTCATAGTGAATCTTTCAGTAGCTGATCTAGCAGTTATAATTCTTTGTCTTCCATCCGCTCTACTGATAGATGTCACTCAGACTTGGTTTTTAGGAACTACCTTGTGTAAAATTCATCTTTTTCTACAGGTAAGTAGTGCCaaaatgaaattaagtaaaaGTGTCTGCATTGTGTTTGATAACTATCACATACATATCCGCAAAGTTAGAAATAATAAAactaattaataaaacatgggtaCTGTGATTCTACAAGATCAATTTATCAATTGATTTCTTTTTACCCATTGATCTAGGGTCTCGGTTTTTCCAATGATACATCGACTTATTACGGTGAACATACGTTCTAAACGCGAAGGTATCaaaatcttgtttttgtttgttttgggtttaacgccgtttttcaacagtatttcagtcatgtaacggcgggcagttaacctaaccagtgttcctgggttctgtaccagtacaaacctgttctccgcaagtaactgccaacttccccacatgaattatcagaggtggaggactaatgatttcagactggttaggttaactgcccgccgttacatgactgaaatactgttgaaaaacggcattaaacccaaaacaaacaaaaacaagattaTGATACCTTCGAGTTTAGAACGTATGTTCACCGTAATAAGTCGATGTATCATTGGAAAAACCGAGACCCTAGATCAAtggtcatggtcacactttgtGGTCGAATGCTTTCAGTGTCTGTTTCGTGTTCAGTTCACTGAGGGTtttttatgtagggataacgcatattttttcgtgttataacatttgcagaatcccgagggactggtcggtacccgagcccggtagggcgagggtGCCAAcaattcccgagggattctgcagatgttataacacaaaaagaacatgcgctaacgctattctagcataaaacgcgtaaaaaccaagtaaatgaatgcATTGACTTTCAACGCCAGTAAATTTCCGTGAAACGCGCGGGAATGTCTGCgttgtttttcacgttgacgtcatttccttttgaattatccgttttcgGGCCGTAAtacatttacgctttgccacggaacgcgcatatataaaaaggtgttataacagcacgtgagcgcgagaatctctctgttaaaacacgttttctcttctgttaaaacacccccaaaaagtgacaataacagcagttttatgctagaatattacTTAAAACGTATTTTCTTAGAAATGAGAGAAATGTTGAACGTAATACGCAgacctctaggtcaagatcaatattttattgtatttgccAACAATATTAGCGTATTTCCCGTTAAACTATTTTGTAATTGGTCCTCGATTTTTTCTAAAAACACTGTCAATGTGAAAAGGGTACCTAAAAACAGGGGACGTCCGTCAAACATGTTGTTCGGTCCATACCGTACCTCTCCTATCcgtcaagggattttgaaattattatgccAAAATGTTGTGACCCATATCCCTTGCTCCGTTAATGTATCAGAGCTCAAATGTTAGCAAAGTGTGTGTCGTTTCCAGTCCATAACACTGGAATTCATCTGGTCAtttcaaaattacttggcacTAATATTTCCCATAATTAGGTGACGTGTCGCGCCAAAAGCAAAGATCAACGTCACACAAAGaggtgaaaaaaataaatgtaatttctttTGTTCAGTTAACAATTGGATTATGCATGGATTGATTACCGTAACAAAGCAATGCGTCGCATGCAAGACCAAGTCTACTTGCTCAAATATCAATGCTGTACATGGAGATAAAAGTTTCGATCATTTGTTTTGTCCGGTCTGTAAACTGTTCATTTATGAATTGATATTCTGATACTTTGGCTAAATATGTGCAATAACCTGCCATACAACAGATCCAGACCCCTACttcaaatgtcaaggttacaaGAATCGAGATTAACGTTCCAGTTTTGTTAATACATGTGGTTCTTCCCTTTGTACTTTTATATACAATGCATACGAACTATTTTCATTTTCCGactaactgaaaataaaataaaactcgggtaTTATTTCGGGGTTAGTATCTATATAAATATCGTTTAAATCGTCATCGGAAACAACTGATCTGATTTCAACATAATTTCACTAAAATGTCCCTTAGGTGTTTCTCTTGTAATATTGATTTTCAAACTTGAGGACGGAGCTAGATTATTTTTATATAGGTTTATGGGATAGATCTACTTAAAAATCTCATTAGaaacaatttacacaaattttCAATAGTTGATCGTGTACCAGATTATTCTAGATCTTTCTTTCCCCCAGTGTCAGATATTTCTGGAATCtccttgtcagaaactgctgactTACTTTCAAAACCAAGAATTGTACAAACTTTACGTTAATATGTTAACCTGCATTAAACATTTTCAGATATTTCAACTCTGATAGTTTCCGTGACGGCGCAAATTTTCCCTAAATATTTACTGCGTAAACTCTGAACATTAAGTTAAAGAATTGCTATAGTTTTACTTATGTGTGCGAAATAGGGACCCTGTACCATTTATGTCAAAATTAATTCAATTCTGTAAAAACATGGATTCGAGatagcgtggtcacttttccgtTTGTGTATATACTAGAACCATAATATCTTCAGAAACTGCCGGtcagattttgaaacaattttacaaaaatttgtttTGGCGATGAATATAcaacatttgttgaaattatTCCTGTTTAGCAAACTATGGCCACCAGATGGTGTAGTCAGTTTTTCGTATACGTATATAGTGTTTTCCAATAAACTGTCTTTTCTATATACGTACATAGGATATataggatatgaaatattgaacatATTCTTGTGAGAAACACTGaccttattttaaataatttcacagatattgtCCTTGTTTAACCtgtatcaaatttgttcaaacaagtTCTAAAACTGAGGTGAGCGATCACAAGgtatcataaccctcttgtttatgtttcCGCCATTTATTTGACGGTAGAATTTAGATAGAAAGTTTACTGTTGACTTTTTATTAAGAAGGGAACTTTGTATTGGATGTcagtatattttatgttgaatttTCCCTAGACGGGGGACATCAGTAACTCTGTTACCATTCTCTTGGGAAAGGTCAATCAATATATCATTTCTCTGAGGCAACTGCTTTTGCATAATGCATTTCTCACATTTTCGTTACAAATAAGTCAAACCAGGTTTATCTATATATGATATAGTTTCGCTTTTGCCGGTGGTTGGAACGTGTTGCACGCACCAATTCGTCTCACGGATGGATTAGTTTGGGCCAGGCATGTCGCTTGTTTATTTGTTGATTGCGTTCAGTGCtacttctaaaggatctttttaaaaagattttaatgcACAGTACCAATaatataattttctgcttttaacCCCATCCCCATTTTTACGTCTTTCTTTTAATTCAGATGAATTTTTACGGATATTTGAAGCAAACATCTAAAATATATCTCAAGAAGACAGAATTATCAAGCATAAATCAAATGAATACATAGAAATAAACGAGATATAAATGTTACAGCAAgctaaagaaaatattatacacCTTACCTAAGTACAGTCAATAAAACTTTCAAGTAATGTATTGAATTTATCTTTTCAGTCACTGGGTATATCCGTTTCTGTTCTGACGCTCAGTTCTATATCTGTAGAACGGTGGTATGCCATATGCCATCCGCTTCGATTTCACAGCACCGTTGGAAGAGCACGTgcaataattatcattatatggACAGTGTCAATTTTACTTGCCTTACCAGAACTCATATTTTCAACAGTGGTACCCTTGCATCCAGCAACGGTCCTAGTATCAACTTGCTCGCCATCATTATGGAATGAAGAAGATCAAGCAATATATCAAGTATTTTTAATGATAGCAATGTACTTTATACCTTTGTGTTTGATGGGGTTCGCATACATGCAGATAGCTTTAGTGTTGTGGAGAGGTCACATTCCTGGTGCTTCTACATCCCGCAGTGCCCGTAAGTATGATGTGTCTTAAATTTGTAATAAATTCTCGAATCTATCGACACACGTTAGACATCTGACAGGCAAGAACCTCTGCACAAAGGCATATATATTCTTTAGAAcaacatcattttatatttacatgtcaATAAACATTTCGACAGCAACAACTACTAATGAATACCTTTATTACTCGTGTTGCTTTAGAAGGATTGCGGTGTCGGGACCAATTAAAGCATTGGCTTTTTAGTTTGGAATTCCTACGTTCTAATTTATTCGATCCTTTTTTTTTTGCGCAAATATTCCGTCTGCCTGAAACTAATTATTCTTGaacttgtttgttttcttttgcatTAATGGTTTGTagtattacattgaaacaaactgCTTATAGTTGACGCTGCAGTCGTCCGGTAATATGTGTAGATATAAAATATGTCTCTAAAATAACTGACACTTTTCAAATTATTAGGAAGTTGCTCTGTAGAAgttacttattttgtaataactttATCCTCTTAATTTTTCTTTAAGTAGAAGGTAACATATGCTGTTTTTTTTGCTTTATGGTATCAAGTTCTTATgatgtttattcaaattttatgaaataaccAACGCAGTAAATATTCAACTTCACTATGGTAATTGGCGTTAAGATTGTATTACcaaatatgaaatcaattttCTGAATATGTTACTGTATGGATATGTTCATAAGTGTAACATCTGCCTAATGAGTAAATATGGGCAACATCTGTTTCCAATGTAGGTGTCTGGTGTACAGattgtttgatatttaatttattatagtagTGTCACATATGCATGAGATATTGAGCTCTTTTTCCTACTTATTGTAACACCAACTTTAATAATTTGTAGCAACtgtagtatttcattttttttacaaatatttaactaCTGCTTTTCTTTTCATGAAGTATATTTCTGAGAACGTTTTGTAAATTGATACATATATTGACACGTATATTTCACAGGGAGTCGGCAGCCAATGCTGAACAACCGACATCACCGGGAATCGACTGATAACGAGGACCAAATGGACTGTAGAAGAAAGGCCGCCAAAATGTTGGTGGCCGTTGTTGTAATGTTTGGTTTATGTTTCTTCCCAATACACCTTTTTAACATATTCAGGTATAGTATTTCATAGCCGTGTGTTGACGATTTGAACTTGTATAAATTTTTaaggattatatatatatatatatatatatatatatatatatatagagagagtatgagaaaaaatatgagaaaaaatatatgttcaaacagtgtcaaaagtttaattataaacccgagcgctttcggctttttaaaaaagccttgttcaagggtagcataaatcaaaacaacacggcaacggcgtaaataccgcctgtatagctcgatatataaatgctcaatatatatatgtattcaatgtatcctcgagatccagttaactttcagagcgagaaaatatagcttctctggtcccaatcagttaaaaagactagtgacatgaaaacagagatttgagtacatatatgcaaatgttgaaccagtacgaatgtgtagtacaattcgggctcgtatataaagtagcttcgaaactaatcttattgggttagtggacttgctgcgGCGTGTACGTGTTCATtttactgctaggcgctttgccgtaattggtctggtatattgtggtggtgatttagttcgtataaattctctctactatatatatatatatatattacaaataagaaGGCTACCTATTAGTTACTTGTATTTTGAACTGATAAATTATTCATAGTTTAATGTTCAATTAATGGTATTATTATAAAAGTTTCACAGCCATCGACGTCTTTCTTGaacatatttatgtatatataaacaataaCTTATCAACAATACATActtatttctcaaaatatttgCTCTCTTTCTCTCCCTCTCGCTCATGTGTAGAGTTTATAGCAAGAATGGGCTATCAGAGGCAATATGAACATTTGTTTGCTACTATGAATAACTGATCTTACGAATGTACACATATTTGAgccgaaaaccaacatagtgcgtttgcgaccagcatgcatccgcgcagtctggtcaggatccatgctgttcgctttcaaagcctattgcaattagagaaaccgtttgcgaacagtatgatcctgaccagactgcgcggatgcgcacgctggtcaggatccatgctggtcgcaaatgcattatgttggttttcacatggcgcggctcagttttAAGCAAAAGTTGCATGATTAATGTGATAAATCacccaaataaaatataataaaactccTATCATTTTAGATACACTGGTGTTCTTCAAAAGATAGGGCAATCTGAGTCAACCATATTTGCATTAATTGCACACTGGGCAGCATTTTTCAACAGCTGTATCAACCCAGTCATATACAACTTCATGAGTGGTAAGTCTTCTATCTAGTAcgaatttgttttacaaaatgaaacatataaactTCTTTCAAACAAATCTTTATGTTTTACGTTACATGACTTTACGGTAACCGGCGTAATTCATTAAGAGTGACCCGGTGTACACCAAAACATAGAAGACCCCTATAGTGAACTACGCAATTTTATTCATGTGTAAGATTACATTTCCGGCCTGGTACATATTGGCCCAGTtgttaaaaacttttaataaatttcaCGAATCGTTTCGTTAGACTTTGGAAATTTCGTTATATTTTCAGTTGTTAAAATCACTATGAAGATTCCTTTATGTGAAGAAGAATTTTTATTAATAATAGTTATCACTAACCATTTTCACTAATTTGAATAAATTGTAAGTGgtcaataatatttattaaaacgaTAGAAGTAATTTTTCCATTCAAGATAGAACAAAAGGCATATTTAGAATGATTTTGTCAAAGACATTTTGCATAGGTATTGATAGGAATTTGAACAGTTCTTACAAAACTGTAAAGGAAAGTGACTGCAGTTGCTCTTGTCTAATGAACACCTACGAAGCAGCTGCTCGTCTTGAACAGGCACTCAAATCAAACATTACTCGTCAATATCCGTTATGTAAATATCTCTAATCGAACTTATCTATATATTGTACAGTAAAGAAAAATTGACCTTGCAGACCACGGGTTTTGTGTTGCCTGTCCTTAGAAgtcaaaatgaaaatagaaagcCTGGAACAATATGTTTTAGTTCCGTATTTCGAACAAGTcttgtaaaatga is a window from the Mercenaria mercenaria strain notata chromosome 7, MADL_Memer_1, whole genome shotgun sequence genome containing:
- the LOC123554088 gene encoding orexin receptor type 2-like — its product is MAKEYNSSEWGSSEVTNVTITNGTDANGTTKNPSCDLNDYCETMEEYMDRLHDFIYPKPSEWVLIVAYALTFFVGLIGNFLVCFAIWRNKNMRTVTNMFIVNLSVADLAVIILCLPSALLIDVTQTWFLGTTLCKIHLFLQSLGISVSVLTLSSISVERWYAICHPLRFHSTVGRARAIIIIIWTVSILLALPELIFSTVVPLHPATVLVSTCSPSLWNEEDQAIYQVFLMIAMYFIPLCLMGFAYMQIALVLWRGHIPGASTSRSARSRQPMLNNRHHRESTDNEDQMDCRRKAAKMLVAVVVMFGLCFFPIHLFNIFRYTGVLQKIGQSESTIFALIAHWAAFFNSCINPVIYNFMSEKFRKEFKVAVLACVSCGRKMGQWNRNDAYRVTFNSGRTISVRYSNHTHLPMQNCV